gtaaggcagggcgctcaagtcaaccacaaaaccaaggaccgtaccctttACACCTATAGGATACTACTGAtacgacatgtcagaagggtgccctgcaaccttccaggcatgtcaaaaCCCAAGCAGCGTTGTGGGTGCTGACATTTTGCCCttacagtgttatgggtgccatcaattcccataccaggcgaGCATGGTAAAACATCCATGCCTCTGGgcaccaatagtgttgtgggcaccatcattTGCCATACTTGGTGAatcggtaaaacctcccacatttGTCTGgcataaacagtgttgtgggcgcctacaattaTCTTGTAcctgatggcgtgggcaacaagacttagtagacgtactctctctctctctctcacttgtaaggccttccccttcacctataaaaggggatgcgctctctcgcaacaaggATGATCAATCTCACAAACACAAGATCGATCGATGACAACTCCAATGACTCTCGAACCATTCGAACAACCAATGattgattcaccctctgctagctttagacactctaaagctacacagagcacacgctcgaatacttagcgcacgtaggagcccccgtcactcttggcccttcggtccaaagtacgaccggacctcttgcaccccccattttactcccttccgtttgtaaccccacagcaaacttcgagcacctaggcttaggaataaagtcaccgaccgactcaaactagacatagggcatgttgcctgaaccagtataacccggggtgtcattgagtgctaggccacatccgatcagaacgtacggcaaaactataaatatttacgtgttggtcattttTTGTACCGACAGCTGGCattgtccatggggaagacgtcgtacgttcatgcttttggtcaccggatggcccacctttccaccatcttcgccatggcgggcttaaGCGATACAACtcacttcggctcactggagtttcccgcacttccacctgttgggatgtgggatcctcccatcttcgagccatcctaggccttcctcatCGGAAGCTTGGACTTCATCGCCAATCGGCTCGACGTGctgcacctccgcgaggaggcacttgtttcgACGCCTATCAGAGGAGGCGCGTCCTCCGTCAGCTCTAGGACTCCCAGTGAGTTCAACGACAAGGCACCTGCCCTTCGCTCTGAGCtcacgctgggctcaaacccaaCTATGAGTAACGTACGCTttgttctttactcgcttttTACTATTTTCCACCGattctccggagggaccccgttgtccctgccgCAATCGCCATGTGACCAGTTACCCTAGGGCCTCGTGTCCCCCATGGACGCGTATGCCTGGGGGCTCTAAAGGATGCTGGcactgccccctctcacatccgaattcatggggatggtgagctatgctcctgcctcttttcacgatctcatggatgatgatgttgagagcgacggctccagcatcggcgacatcatggcacctagccaccctctatcttaaaagtgtgctatggcggacgctctgggatagccgccggtggtggtggagtctcttCAAACCCACACACTTTCGGACCCTCACGTGGATGCCCTCATGTGTGCCCAGGcgcatggcgaggagctacgacaaaggcggtaGAACCAGCTACCACCTGCGCCGACACGATCAGCGCACCACGATGCGCCCCGTGCGCGTAACCCGGCGAGCAGCGCCTGGAGTCGCGCctgccaggtccagcgcaacatcatggatgggggaacgatcccccacagttcgctcgggccagccAGAACTTCCCCACGACATCGATGCTTCTGTGCGGCCTTCCCGAGCCGGACAACCcccaggaacaggcgatccactggaacctccgggcactggtggaaaccgccgccgttcaacaggcggaaatCTCGGCGTCATGCCATCGACTCGCGGCCTCTTTCCCTACCCGGGGAATGGGGGCGCGCCAGTCCAactgctccatccgctcaccactacggCCGCGGGGCGTGGAACAGGAGGGCGCGGCTGCGCCACAGACTGACCCGACACCCGCTCCACACATATCGCCACGGGGCGTGGAATAGGAGGGCGTGGAACCAAGACGCttgcagcgtcatcagcaactggCGTTGGGCCCGCATGATGATAAAGTCCATCGGGCGGCAGTGAGAGCAAGTGACACGGGCTCCGGCCGGACCATCGAAGGGACCAGTGAAACGCACCCCAGGCGCGGTCACCGACCCAACGACTGGAGTCCCAGCCCAGATGGCCCGGGACCACGAGCCTTTGGCCGGTgcatccagagagcgtcgttcccacaatGGTTCtggccgcccaccaacatcgccaattACGATCTAGCTAAAGCTTCAGTCCGCGCGGGCCTAAGCCGCCGGAGGCCGGCGAGTTGCTCTACCTGTCATCGCCCTGGATGCTGCGGGGAACAGCTCATCAAGAGCGGCAACGTTTTCTTCCAAGAGGTTGCCTTGGAAGGACGACTCGTACGATCGCTTGGCCACGGACGATATCGGTGCTGATGGCGCCCGGATTTCCATCTTCTTCATAAGCAGTACTTCACCGCGCTTGAACGGCGGGATGTGGTCCATCTGTTAGTGCACAGTTTGATTAATCAAAGTGGGCTCATCATATATAGCCCATGCATGGCCCATCCAAATGGTCTCTCTCACGTGTGGCTTGCCGAGAGCACCAGGCCCATGATGAACTTTTGAATAAAATAATTAGTCTATATTGTTAATTAAGGCCATTGCATACGTGCGTGTACAAAGACGACGgtgcattttttttttctttttttatcttgatttcCAGAGGCAGTGGATCACGTACTGGTGTTATTGTAGCctgcgctgaggttaccttgtAAAGTCCAATCGTCCATCTCTGCAAAGCTTTCCTGTAGCAGTCTGATTACAGAGATGGATGAACGTGGTGGTACTTCACCGAAACAGGGATACATATATATTCTAGCGCCCGGCCGTCCGGCAGCCGGACGCATCCGGACGTAGCTCCCAGCATATGATTCCACCCGTTCCATCAAACTGGCCCGCAATAGAAAAACGATTCGAATGAGCGCGTCTGTCCCCGCGTAATGGAACGGAGCGCGCACGTTACTCCCGTGGGCCGTTCCTGCCACGCCGCCATCCCCCACCATGCTCGGTCCCCCGCCGTGGCCTGTTCACCTTGCCCGTCTCTACCCTGCCCCATCCCTGACATGCCTCCGATGTCATgcacacatatgcaacattcagatatacttttgaaacatcaaGATGCaagtacacttgcaacatataaaacaagacagataaaacatttaaaacatacatgTGAAATACTTGCAAAACACCTTaaaaccattgtaaaacataagcaacatacatataaaacactcgcaacatatgtgtgaaacatatataaCATCATGAAATACtgggaacaaacgcttgcaacatacctctgaaacacttttaacatgtgcaacatccccatttacttttgcaacatccagattacACATCTgcaacacttaaaacatacgcttgcaacatgtattTTCAGcacaatgtcaccttgctgcttggacgaggCCGGCGCGAAGGTCGGCGGCGGCATATGGAGCTTGCCTGTGCAGCAGCGGCGCGGCCCTCCTACGATTCTCCAACGCCTGCTCGTGGCCTAGGCTCGCGCCCATGGGCGGCGGCCCTGTTGTTGCTACTCCAGCGCCGCCCTACTCGCTGGGTTGCAATCGTCCAGCGCCGTCCACTCGCGGGGGATGGGGCACGGCGGTCCGGCCTTGGGGTGTGGCGCGGTGGGGGAAAGGGCACAGCACGAATGGGGACATAGCACGGTTGGGAAAGTGGTCGTGGCGAAGTGGACGGATGAACAACCACGTCGTGATGGTAGGACAAGTGAAGTGgcgattttttttttgagaggccGGTCCACTACGAATTGGGAATAGCGTGCGGACGGGTGGATGCCAGTGGCTGAGCATTCCCaatattggccctgttcgcttctcgtataatccgtacttttcaacttgttttttcagtcgaaacagtatttttctctcacaataaatcagtcgaaacagtgtttcggtttgttttttcagcaaagcgaatagTGCCATTCTATATATTCTTTGCACTCGACTCTTCGACTCATCATCAGTTAAATCACGAGTAATCGAGTACCATTCGTTACAACTCGGTTATTCAAAAATTAGCACTAGTAGCTCCAGGTCGTACAAACTTAGGGTAATCGTAAAATACACGTACGTAGATGCATGGCAGCAGCAGTACGTACGTACGTTTATGTGTATGTATATACGTTGGATGGAGATTGCAGGTTAGAGGAAGGTGTAATTGGTACATGTGTAGCCCAGTCGTCTGAACCATCAATCCGATGTGTGTGGACTATGGACATGCATGCAGGCTGGCAGCCAGCAGTGGCCGCCTCTGCTACCGGCACCAGTCGTTGCAGTTGTCGGACTTGCAGCGCTGGTAGCACACGCCCCACTGGAAGAGGTTGTTGATGAGGCACTTCACCCGGCACGTCGCCTCGCAGATCTGGCAGTCGATGCTGCTCACCAGCTTccgcgtgccgccgccgccaccacctcctcccccgcctcgcgagacgccgccgccgcctcgagtGGTGCCATTGCCGTC
This DNA window, taken from Miscanthus floridulus cultivar M001 chromosome 13, ASM1932011v1, whole genome shotgun sequence, encodes the following:
- the LOC136499278 gene encoding uncharacterized protein encodes the protein MGRRHTCWPSPAAAVKAGAICVLLLLPAPATAQAPVEAAAAIEAEGDGNGTTRGGGGVSRGGGGGGGGGGTRKLVSSIDCQICEATCRVKCLINNLFQWGVCYQRCKSDNCNDWCR